DNA from Kogia breviceps isolate mKogBre1 chromosome 3, mKogBre1 haplotype 1, whole genome shotgun sequence:
TAATTCTGACAtaagtttttttcatttatgtactCTGATTTAATTTcactaattaaaaagaaaaggtatgtaaataatttttacatatatgaTTGTATTTCGTTTTTTCAAACATTAATTTTAGAAGGGCATCAATTCTCAGAAGAAGGATCTCAATGCCTGCTCCCTTTTTCAGGGCTTTTTTCCAGACTTCAAACTCCAGTTCGAACAGTAAGAACTTTTTCGATGTCCCTGTCCTTACATCAAGTGGCTGGTCCTGTATGGAACCTCGGTCGACTCAATCATGTCGCAGTAGCAGTGCCAGACTTGGAAAAGGCCAAGGCATTTTATAAGAACGTTCTCGGGGCCCAGGTAGGTGAGACGGTCCCTCTTCCTGAGCATGGAGTATCCGTTGTTTTTGTCAACCTGGGAAATACCAAGATGGAGCTGCTTCATCCACTGGGAAGTGACAGTCCAATTGCAGGTTTTCTGCAGAAAAACAAGGCTGGAGGAATGCATCACATCTGCATCGaggtattttaattattttaatccttGGTATtgtaaatttctcttttaaaatgtcttttacttTTGAAGGTTACATATTGCCGCTGTCATCAGAAACTTCCATTAAGTTCTTTCAGGGAAATGGTAAAATTGGTTCCCTTCAAGGATGgagctatatatatattctctttccctCTAGAAAACtgcaaataataatgaaaatatgttttattgaAGTCTGGGTTCAACTATACAAAGGCCACTGAAGTTGGCCAAAACAGATTTGCGTCTTTGCTGTAGTATTTATTGACCACGTACGACCTTCCATGCAATAGGAACACACTGCTTTCTCTGTCACAAGGCAATTAGAAGAAACAAGTGACAAGACTTTATAAAGTAAGAATTTCCATATACATGCtaagtattataattattttctatctttaaaatTCTAATAACTTGTTCCTTATTACAAAGGCAATACATTTTCAATTACTGCCTGTGATTTCTCAGATCTTCTCAGTTGCATCTGCTAACAATTCCTGAAAAAATACATGAAGTGTTAGACAAGAACATTCTCATTAGAGAGCCTTTATCTGTAGATGTTCATGTTCAGATAACTGCTTTTGGAATATCAGCATTACCAATTATGCTTCAATTTACATTATTTTGGTAGGACAAGTCTCTTGATAGAAGGAATGACATAATTCATAGTTAGGCCTCATTCCCAGTCCAGGAGAGAGGGGGGTTTGGTTCCAGCATGAACCCAAGGATTTATTCAGTTTACATTGCAAATATATTTGAGAACCTACCG
Protein-coding regions in this window:
- the MCEE gene encoding methylmalonyl-CoA epimerase, mitochondrial; its protein translation is MARVLKAATASAVGLFSRLQTPVRTVRTFSMSLSLHQVAGPVWNLGRLNHVAVAVPDLEKAKAFYKNVLGAQVGETVPLPEHGVSVVFVNLGNTKMELLHPLGSDSPIAGFLQKNKAGGMHHICIEVDNINAAVMDLKEKKIRILSEEAKIGAHGKPVIFLHPKDCGGVLVELEQV